The region TTCATCATTCTTAATTACCTCATCAAATTATAAATTCCTTGTCGATTGCGGAGATGGTATTTCAAAAGCATTGCTTAATCAGAATGTAAATTTCGATACTATTAATTCTATAATTATTTCTCATTTGCATGCTGATCATTTTGCAGGATTACCATCATTACTTACTCAGATGAAATTGAATAACAGAGAAGAAAAACTATCAGTTTATATTCATAAATCTGATAAAGAATTTTTAACTCAGTTTATTCAGCATTCTTATTTGTTTTTTGACAGATTATTATTTGAATTAGAAATAATTCCATTTTCCGAAGAAGAGAATATTTTTTTAACAAATAAATTTTCTTTTTTATCTAAACGCAATTCACATCTTGATAAATATCGCGAAAATAAAACTTCAGTCGCCTTAGGTTATACTTCGCTTAGCTTTTTATTCCTGGATCACGAAAATTCTGTAATCTACACTGGAGATGTTGGCAGCGATAATGATTTGTATTTATTTGAGGATAAGGTTGATTGGTTCATCACCGAAATCACTCATGTGAGCCTTGCAGGTATTATAGGTTTGATTGAGAAAAAAAGTGCAAAAAAAATTATTCTTACGCATCTTGATAAACTGTCTGATAAAATTATAGTTGATCTGAAAAAACATTTTGATACTGACAATGAAAAGACTGATATCTTAATTGCCGCCGATGGGTTTGAATTAAATCACTATAGTTCAAACTGTCTTTAATAAATTCTCTTAATCTGTTATATTTGGCATACAGTTTTTACAAAATGGCAGATATATTTAACTATGACCCGCGAAGAGTTCAAAACCAGAAATGGGATAATTGGTAAATCCAAGGAAATTAATGATCTGATTGATATTATTATGCAGGTTGCAAAGTCCGATATTTCAGTACTGATCTTTGGTGAAAGCGGAGCAGGTAAGGAAGTATTTGCAAAGGCAATTCATGAGTTTTCTAACCGTTCAAACAAACCGATGATCTCTGTTAATTGCGGTGCAATCCCTGAAGGTATAATTGAAAGTGAATTATTCGGACATGTAAAAGGTTCGTTTACAGGTGCAGTTGATTCACGTAAAGGATATTTTGAAATTGCTAATAACAGTACCTTATTTCTTGATGAAATTGGCGAACTGCCCTTAACAACTCAGGTTAAGCTT is a window of Ignavibacterium sp. DNA encoding:
- a CDS encoding ribonuclease Z — its product is MNIKFLGTGSGLTSLERYHSSFLITSSNYKFLVDCGDGISKALLNQNVNFDTINSIIISHLHADHFAGLPSLLTQMKLNNREEKLSVYIHKSDKEFLTQFIQHSYLFFDRLLFELEIIPFSEEENIFLTNKFSFLSKRNSHLDKYRENKTSVALGYTSLSFLFLDHENSVIYTGDVGSDNDLYLFEDKVDWFITEITHVSLAGIIGLIEKKSAKKIILTHLDKLSDKIIVDLKKHFDTDNEKTDILIAADGFELNHYSSNCL